Proteins from a single region of Herpetosiphon gulosus:
- a CDS encoding DUF6504 family protein, with translation MQIEPIQLTHKRHNYLPMAFLWRGISHQVAKIERVWSKEARWARPPRHYFRVRCTNNQVYNIFQDVRLNAWCVER, from the coding sequence ATGCAGATTGAGCCAATTCAATTAACTCACAAACGCCATAACTATTTGCCGATGGCCTTTTTATGGCGTGGCATCAGCCATCAGGTCGCCAAGATTGAGCGAGTTTGGAGCAAAGAGGCGCGTTGGGCCCGACCACCACGCCACTACTTTCGGGTGCGTTGCACCAACAATCAAGTTTACAACATTTTCCAAGATGTGCGCTTAAATGCGTGGTGCGTTGAACGCTAG